A stretch of the Elephas maximus indicus isolate mEleMax1 chromosome 3, mEleMax1 primary haplotype, whole genome shotgun sequence genome encodes the following:
- the TMEM50A gene encoding transmembrane protein 50A codes for MSGFLEGLRCSECIDWGEKRNTIASIAAGVLFFTGWWIIIDAAVIYPSMEEFNHSYHACGVIATIAFLMINAVSNGQVRGDSYSEGCLGQTGARIWLFIGFMLAFGSLIASMWILFGGYVVKEKPTVYPGIAVFFQNAFIFFGGLVFKFGRTEDLWQ; via the exons ATGTCTGGATTTCTAGAAGGCCTGCGATGCTCAGAATGCATCGACTGGGGGGAAAAGCGCAATACTATTGCTTCCATTGCTGCTGGCGTCCTA ttttttacagGCTGGTGGATTATCATAGATGCAGCTGTTATTTATCCCTCTATGGAAGAGTTCAACCACTCATACCATGCCTGTGGTGTGATAGCAACCATAGCCTTCCTAAT GATTAATGCAGTATCAAATGGACAAGTCCGAGGTGATAGTTACAGTGAAGGTTGTCTGGGTCAAACAG GTGCTCGCATTTGGCTATTTATTGGTTTCATGTTGGCCTTTGGATCTCTGATTGCATCTATGTGGATTCTCTTTGGAGGTTATGTTGTTAAAG AAAAACCCACAGTTTACCCTGGAATTGCCGTATTTTTCCAGAATGCCTTCATCTTTTTTGG AGGACTGGTTTTTAAGTTCGGCCGCACTGAAGACTTATGGCAGTGA